From the genome of Phytohabitans rumicis, one region includes:
- a CDS encoding response regulator transcription factor, whose protein sequence is MATVLLVEDDHVVRGAMLRSLADRGHAVHAVGTALDALRRVASETPDLVVLDLGLPDLDGADALRMLRGITDIPIIIATARDDEQAIVRLLRAGADDYMVKPFTGAHLDARITSVLRRAGRASRTVQPAVHEVGGLKVDVGERSAQLDGVPLALTRKEFDLLAYLAARPGRVVSRRELLEEVWRQPSVGEDQTIDVHLYWLRRKLGESAAKPRYLRTVRGVGFRLVAPD, encoded by the coding sequence ATGGCCACCGTGCTCCTGGTCGAGGATGACCATGTCGTGCGCGGCGCGATGCTGCGTTCGCTGGCCGACCGAGGGCATGCCGTGCACGCGGTCGGGACGGCGCTCGACGCGCTGCGCCGGGTCGCTTCGGAGACCCCTGACCTCGTAGTACTCGACCTCGGCCTGCCCGATCTGGACGGCGCCGACGCGCTGCGGATGCTGCGCGGCATCACCGACATCCCGATCATCATCGCCACCGCCCGCGACGACGAGCAGGCGATCGTCCGGCTGTTACGGGCCGGTGCCGACGACTACATGGTCAAGCCGTTCACCGGTGCCCACCTGGACGCGCGCATCACCAGCGTGCTGCGCCGCGCCGGCCGGGCCAGCCGTACCGTGCAGCCGGCCGTACACGAGGTCGGCGGCCTGAAGGTCGACGTCGGCGAGCGCAGCGCGCAACTGGACGGCGTACCCCTGGCATTGACCCGCAAGGAATTCGATCTGCTGGCCTATCTGGCGGCGCGACCCGGCCGCGTAGTTTCTCGCCGGGAGCTGTTGGAGGAGGTATGGCGGCAACCGTCGGTAGGCGAGGACCAGACCATCGACGTGCATCTGTACTGGCTACGCCGCAAGCTGGGCGAGTCCGCGGCGAAGCCTCGCTACCTGCGCACCGTGCGGGGGGTCGGCTTCCGGCTGGTGGCACCGGACTAA